A genome region from Magnolia sinica isolate HGM2019 chromosome 8, MsV1, whole genome shotgun sequence includes the following:
- the LOC131253774 gene encoding putative receptor-like protein kinase At3g47110, with protein MGVELLVVRSRWVGPCGAAHSGREREGSGLQGARDVGSERDANFLQKPLAGTSCDEKRTTRELASLVESALVISTRSNYEILELTGDIHSMLALSRTRISGKVIRTKFLCWEARDCCSWNGITCDGATGHVIGLDLSYLHIYGQVDFESIFRLQSLDLANNSFSGPIPEQMGQLFRLRFLRLHNNTLTGKIPTNLTHCSKLEFLYLRRNQLSGRIPTEIGSLSKLTELDLGENNLTGSIPLSLGNLSSLSFLFLSRNNLDGSISDDLGRLASFELFGISQNELTGRIPPQLYNLSSIYILDCPPRCTIPAGVGRLNKIAKLYLSGNELSGQIPYSSFGNFTSLYILDLSENNLSGSIPSTIGNCINLQFIYLQNNHFSSSLPKQLFSLPSLIDLFVQNNSFTGYLTPKVSYLKALGRFIVSNNKLSGEIPSWLGNCLSLEFLLLDGNLFQGLIPPIFSALRGLRFLDLSHNNFSGKIPEYLEKLLVLQYLDLSFNNLEGELPKRGVFGNASRVSVLGNSKLCGGIEEFQLPACPSQASKKQGMSLASKVKISIIGAVLCLISLSCFLTTLYWVRKSRRKPFSVPSVEDPFMNISYAELFKATNGFSSANLIGTGSFGSVYKGTVDQDGTVMAVKVLNLQQQGALRSFIAECEALRNIKHRNLIKILTCCSSIDFKGNEFKALVFEYMSNGSLDKWLHRDGQDQLKRNLNFIQRLNVAIDVASSLDYLHHHCPTPILHRDLKPSNILLDSDMTAHVGDFGLARFLSEVAQTSSVGVKGSMGYIAPEYAMGSKASTQGDVYSYGILLLEMIMGKMPTDDMFKDNLSLHHFAKSALSEEVMEIVDPFLFEEAAATQGNQNHINVMNRMRDCWISMVRIGVLCSTGSPKQRMKMKEVAMEMHAIEDLHLGEKIH; from the exons AGAAAAGAACTACGCGGGAGCTGGCCTCTTTGGTCGAAAGTGCGTTGGTGATATCCACACGGAGTAATTATGAGATCCTTGAATTGACTGGGGATATCCATAGTATGCTCGCATtatcacggacgcggatttccggcAAAGTCATTCGCACAAAGTTTCTGTGCTGGGAAGCTAG GGATTGCTGTTCTTGGAATGGCATCACGTGCGATGGTGCCACCGGTCACGTGATTGGGCTCGACCTCAGCTACCTTCATATATATGGTCAGGTCGATTTTGAAAGCATCTTTCGTCTTCAAAGCCTCGATCTCGCAAACAACAGCTTCAGCGGACCGATTCCTGAACAGATGGGCCAGTTGTTCCGCTTGCGGTTTCTCCGTCTGCACAATAACACACTCACCGGAAAAATTCCAACAAATCTGACCCACTGTTCCAAACTCGAATTCCTTTATCTTCGGCGGAATCAGTTGTCAGGGAGGATTCCAACTGAGATTGGCTCTCTATCGAAACTCACTGAATTGGATCTTGGTGAGAACAATCTTACTGGAAGCATCCCACTttcacttggaaacctttcgtctctctctttcctttttctctctagAAACAATCTGGATGGCAGCATATCAGATGACCTTGGTCGGTTGGCAAGCTTTGAGTTGTTTGGCATTAGTCAAAATGAACTGACAGGTAGGATTCCACCTCAGCTCTACAATCTCTCCTCTATTTACATTTTGGAC tgcccaccgcgat GTACTATTCCCGCTGGTGTTGGGAGGCTTAACAAGATTGCGAAACTTTACTTGAGTGGAAATGAATTATCAGGGCAAATTCCATATTCTTCCTTTGGCAACTTCACCAGCTTGTATATACTCGATTTATCCGAAAACAATCTATCAGGGAGCATACCTTCAACTATTGGTAATTGCATAAACCTGCAATTCATATACCTCCAAAATAATCACTTTAGCAGTAGCTTACCCAAACAACTTTTCAGCCTTCCCTCTTTGATTGACCTCTTTGTTCAAAATAACTCATTTACCGGTTATCTGACACCGAAAGTCAGTTACTTGAAAGCTCTTGGAAGATTCATCGTTTCTAACAACAAATTGTCGGGCGAAATTCCAAGCTGGCTAGGGAATTGTCTCAGCCTAGAGTTTCTCTTGTTGGATGGGAATTTATTTCAAGGATTAATTCCACCAATATTTAGTGCTCTAAGAGGCCTTCGGTTCCTCGATCTTTCACACAATAACTTCTCTGGGAAGATTCCAGAATACTTGGAGAAGCTTCTTGTTTTGCAATATCTAGATCTATCTTTCAATAATCTTGAGGGTGAATTGCCAAAACGAGGGGTCTTTGGAAATGCCAGTCGAGTTTCAGTGCTCGGAAATAGCAAGCTTTGTGGGGGTATTGAAGAATTTCAATTGCCAGCGTGCCCCAGCCAAGCTTCCAAGAAACAGGGGATGTCTCTTGCTTCAAAAGTAAAAATCTCCATAATTGGTGCGGTCTTGTGTCTTATTTCATTATCATGTTTCCTTACTACTCTATATTGGGTAAGAAAGTCGAGAAGGAAACCTTTTTCTGTGCCTTCTGTGGAGGATCCTTTCATGAACATATCATATGCAGAGCTCTTTAAAGCGACAAATGGCTTCTCTTCTGCAAATTTGATTGGCACTGGAAGTTTTGGTTCTGTATACAAAGGGacagtagatcaagatggaactGTTATGGCAGTGAAAGTCCTCAACCTTCAGCAGCAAGGAGCACTTAGGAGCTTCATAGCCGAATGTGAAGCCTTGAGAAACATTAAGCATCGGAACCTTATTAAAATCTTAACCTGTTGCTCTAGCATTGATTTCAAGGGCAACGAGTTCAAGGCTTTAGTTTTTGAGTATATGTCCAATGGAAGTCTAGACAAGTGGCTGCATAGAGATGGACAAGATCAATTGAAGAGGAATTTGAACTTTATTCAAAGGCTAAATGTAGCCATTGATGTGGCTTCTTCACTGGATTATCTGCATCACCATTGCCCAACACCAATTCTTCATCGTGATTTAAAACCGAGTAACATTCTCCTTGATAGTGATATGACTGCTCATGTGGGTGACTTCGGACTAGCGAGGTTCTTATCTGAAGTCGCACAAACCAGCTCGGTTGGCGTGAAAGGATCTATGGGGTACATAGCTCCAG AGTATGCGATGGGTAGTAAAGCTTCCACACAAGGAGATGTTTACAGCTATGGAATCCTTCTATTGGAGATGATAATGGGAAAGATgccaactgatgacatgtttaaagaCAACCTAAGCCTCCATCATTTTGCCAAGTCTGCATTGTCTGAAGAAGTAATGGAGATTGTAGATCCATTTCTCTTTGAAGAAGCTGCAGCTACTCAAGGCAATCAAAATCATATCAATGTAATGAATAGAATGCGTGATTGCTGGATTTCAATGGTCAGAATAGGCGTCTTGTGCTCTACGGGATCTCCAAAGCAACGAATGAAGATGAAAGAGGTTGCCatggaaatgcatgcaattgaggACTTACATCTTGGAGAGAAGATTCACTGA